From one Mytilus edulis chromosome 1, xbMytEdul2.2, whole genome shotgun sequence genomic stretch:
- the LOC139510395 gene encoding inactive rhomboid protein 2-like isoform X1 — MQSVARFLGVGEIDEGTKERYRQRREKCYRTDLKCQGDEVDFGRKSCVGRKECKPRKRESLFQIVGKAVGAKNKSGKQNVEEKMRSFAPADLNNKEKYPEPSPADVTKLKEDLFYDEIRKDETPEERNGKGESHMDMAMERPREVGEKGRGEKNFDEVDMPMSRHREEEEEEHDELDTRKIRVQETILPPRVDVGPDIPLTVIRPSNPERIHVSGRPGMARIPVFIRREVKPIPALQTKKREAVFDQLCDSAKDFFCCKICKQNKKEGSLDKRPYFSYFITFVQVVIMIAAVAVYGFARPHYSKVEDEQLVLKPSLSIELVRKSEFGNIWLGPRQDDLIHLGAKYSPCMRKDPNLVKVLKADREEERTSGCCVRDDGAGCVQTVESQCSNLISTFVKWNKTKPSSLGFTSGAVCGQDPKYCKKPSSIPPFEWNKNDMTEWPLCLDTRKPGYNRSGIINQTDRHMTCDMLGRPCCHGIQGECMITTREHCDFLRGYYHDEAFLCSQVNCFEEVCGMIPFVYADRPDQFSRVWASNLLHAGFLHMLISFFFQMIVMARVEQLYGSLRIMFIYVGSGTIGTLASCTLLPYHVETGPAGAHFGILACVYVDIIYNILNNRKDDKSYLNAGLKSNLAIYSLVLLVLFVLGLLPWLDNWAHLFGFVSGALLSLVLIKDIQIEEKGLTKLRIIVVSLALFVLMFVLLMIGFYVVPITEGSWIQYFNCIPFDDTFCHNMDVSITRGASYTKYL, encoded by the exons ATGCAAAG tgTTGCACGTTTTTTGGGTGTTGGTGAAATTGATGAGGGGACCAAAGAAAGATACAGACAAAGAAGAGAAAAATGCTATAGAACAGATCTGAAATGCCAAGGAGATGAAGTGGATTTTGGAAGAAAAAGCTGTGTTGGCAGAAAAGAGTGTAAACCAAGGAAGAGGGAGTCTTTATTTCAGATTGTTGGAAAAGCTGTG gGAGCAAAAAATAAAAGTGGAAAGCAAAATGTAGAAGAGAAAATGAGAAGTTTTGCACCAGCTGATCTAAATAACAAAGAGAAGTATCCTGAACCGTCACCTGCTGATGTAACCAAG ttaaAAGAAGATTTGTTTTATGATGAAATCAGGAAAGATGAAACCCCTGAAGAAAGGAATGGTAAAGGAGAAAGTCACATGGACATGGCTATGGAACGTCCGAGAGAAGTAGGTGAGAAGGGAAGAGGAGAGAAGAACTTTGATGAAGTAGATATGCCCATGTCACGTCatagagaagaagaagaagaagaacatgATGA ACTTGATACTAGAAAAATTAG GGTTCAAGAAACCATATTGCCACCCAG AGTTGATGTTGGTCCCGATATTCCCTTGACTGTGATCAGGCCAAGTAATCCAGAAAGAATACATGTATCAGGTAGACCTGGAATGGCTAGAATCCCTGTTTTTATAAGACGTGAAGTTAAACCAATCCCTGCTCTACAGACGAAGAAAAGAGAGGCAGTTTTTGACCAATTATGTGACAGTGCCAAGGATTTCTTTTGTTGTAAAATATGTAAACAGAATAAAAAAGAAGGAAGTTTGGATAAACG accGTATTTTTCTTACTTCATCACCTTTGTACAAGTGGTAATAATGATAGCAGCTGTAGCAGTGTATGGATTTGCTAGACCTCACTATAGTAAAGTCGAAGATGAACAACTG GTTTTGAAACCATCTTTATCCATTGAGCTGGTTAGAAAGTCAGAGTTTGGAAACATATGGCTAGGACCAAGACAG GATGACTTGATCCATCTTGGTGCCAAGTACTCTCCATGTATGAGAAAAGACCCGAATCTTGTCAAAGTATTAAAAGCAGATAGAGAAGAGGAAAGAACATCAGGGTGTTGTGTGAGGGACGATGGGGCTGGATGTGTTCAAACAGTAGAATCTCAATGTAGT AATTTGATATCAACTTTTGTCAAGtggaataaaacaaaaccatCGAGTTTAGGATTTACATCTGGTGCTGTTTGTGGACAAGATCCAAA ATACTGTAAGAAACCATCCTCCATTCCACCATTTGAATGGAATAAGAATGATATGACAGAATGGCCA TTATGTTTAGACACAAGAAAACCAGGGTACAATCGTTCTGGAATCATTAATCAAACTGACAGACACATGACATGTGATATGTTAGGGCGGCCATGTTGTCATGGTATACAAGGAGAATGTATGATAACAACGAGAGAACATTGTGACTTCCTCAGAGGATACTACCATGACGAAGCTTTCCTGTGTTCTCAG GTGAATTGTTTTGAAGAGGTGTGTGGTATGATACCATTTGTTTATGCTGACCGACCAGATCAGTTTTCTAGAGTTTGGGCATCTAATCTACTTCATGCTGG attTCTTCACATGTTGATTAGTTTCTTCTTCCAAATGATTGTTATGGCCAGAGTGGAACAACTGTATGGATCCCTAAggattatgtttatttatgttggtaGTGGTACCATAGGTACTTTAGCTAGCTGTACATTGTTACCCTATCATGTTGAG ACTGGACCAGCCGGTGCCCATTTTGGTATCTTGGCCTGCGTATATGTTGACATCATTTATAATATACTAAACAACAGGAAGGATGACAAATCATACTTAAATGCTGGACTGAAATCTAACTTAGCTATTTATAGCCTGGTGCTACTGGTCCTATTTGTATTAGGTCTATTGCCATGGTTAGACAACTGGGCTCATTTATTTGGATTTGTATCAGGGGCTTTGTTATCATTAGTACTTATAAAGGATATACAAATTGAAGAGAAAGGACTGACTAAATTACGTATTATTGTTGTATCATTGGCTTTATTTGTGCTGATGTTTGTTTTACTTATGATTGGGTTTTATGTCGTACCAATTACTGAAGGATCATGGATACAATATTTTAACTGTATTCCATTCGATGATACATTTTGTCACAACATGGATGTTAGCATTACAAGAGGTGCCAGTTacacaaaatatttatag